In Methanofollis sp., a single window of DNA contains:
- a CDS encoding CDC48 family AAA ATPase, whose protein sequence is MPEMYLKVDRAYPEDQGGGKARLDPDTMLQMRLSPGDLVEIIGKRRTVAKVWRAMVSDWQQGKIRVDKFTRENAGIAVGDRILVRKAEQEIEAQRVVLAPPEDMPRQVPINFQSVVNHLIDFPVIKNDTVPIQAGLPFMQPQIVAFKAVTVEPEEAIIITKNTKVEFSEKPVAGFDGVRRISYEDIGGLKDELQRVRETIELPMRHPELFRKLGIDPPKGVLLYGPPGTGKTLIAKAVASESGAHFISIAGPEVISKYYGESEQRLREVFEDARQNAPSIIFIDELDSIAPKREDVTGEVERRVVAQLLTMMDGLEERGQVVVIGATNRLDAIDPALRRPGRFDREIEIGGPNEHDRTEIFRIHTRGMPLADDVSITDLARQTHGFVGADLAALAREGAIRALRRYMPEIDLEEDEVPPEILEKMEVTTSDFREALRDVSPSAMREVLLEVPHITWNDVGGLESEKEEVREAVEYPLTSRDRFDDLGIQPPRGVLLYGPPGTGKTLIARAVASESGANFIPVRGPQLLSKWVGESERAVREIFKKARQVAPSIIFFDELDALAPARGGGAETHVVESVLNQILTEMDGLTGRGDVVVMGATNRPDIVDPALLRPGRFDRLVYIGAPDRKSRAKIMDIHTRTMPIEGSAMNEAVAATDGLDGAGIEDILASFTSGAPIGIDTFRDAAAKAQKGQGDPLGAGARRRMIVDLLGLRGITLEDPGRTALIDAIAGTTDGYVGSDLESLCREAGMFAMREKTGIVTKKHLETAAKKVHPTMNERLVDYYQRIRGFFKGGLPEKVQPPEYQ, encoded by the coding sequence ATGCCGGAAATGTACCTAAAAGTGGACAGGGCATATCCTGAGGATCAAGGCGGGGGGAAGGCGCGCCTGGATCCCGACACCATGCTCCAGATGAGGCTCTCGCCCGGCGACCTCGTCGAGATCATCGGCAAACGCCGGACCGTCGCCAAGGTCTGGCGGGCGATGGTCTCCGACTGGCAGCAGGGGAAGATCAGGGTCGACAAGTTCACCAGGGAGAACGCCGGGATCGCGGTCGGCGACCGCATCCTTGTGCGAAAGGCAGAGCAGGAGATCGAGGCGCAGAGGGTCGTCCTCGCGCCTCCCGAGGACATGCCGCGGCAGGTCCCGATCAACTTCCAGAGCGTGGTCAACCACCTCATCGACTTCCCGGTGATCAAGAACGACACCGTCCCGATACAGGCCGGGCTGCCCTTCATGCAGCCGCAGATCGTCGCGTTCAAGGCGGTGACGGTCGAGCCCGAGGAAGCGATCATCATCACCAAGAACACGAAGGTCGAGTTCTCGGAGAAACCGGTCGCGGGTTTCGACGGTGTAAGAAGGATCTCGTACGAGGACATCGGCGGCCTCAAGGACGAACTCCAGCGGGTGCGGGAGACGATCGAGCTTCCGATGCGCCACCCCGAACTTTTCAGGAAACTCGGGATCGACCCGCCGAAGGGCGTGCTCCTGTACGGCCCGCCGGGCACGGGAAAGACCCTCATCGCCAAGGCCGTCGCCTCTGAGTCAGGGGCCCACTTCATCTCCATCGCGGGGCCGGAAGTGATCTCGAAGTACTACGGCGAGTCGGAACAGCGCCTGCGTGAGGTCTTCGAGGACGCACGGCAGAACGCCCCGTCGATCATCTTCATCGACGAACTCGACTCCATCGCCCCGAAGAGGGAGGACGTCACCGGAGAGGTGGAGAGACGGGTCGTCGCCCAGTTGCTCACCATGATGGACGGCCTCGAAGAGAGGGGGCAGGTCGTCGTCATCGGCGCAACGAACAGGCTCGACGCCATCGACCCGGCCCTGCGGCGGCCGGGCCGTTTCGACAGGGAGATCGAGATCGGCGGGCCGAACGAGCACGACCGGACGGAGATCTTCAGGATCCATACCCGCGGCATGCCTCTCGCCGACGACGTCTCCATCACCGACCTCGCCAGGCAGACCCACGGTTTCGTGGGGGCCGACCTTGCAGCGCTCGCACGGGAAGGCGCGATCAGGGCGCTCAGGCGGTACATGCCCGAGATCGACCTCGAAGAAGATGAGGTCCCGCCGGAGATCCTGGAAAAGATGGAAGTGACGACCTCTGACTTCAGGGAGGCGCTACGCGACGTCTCCCCGAGCGCCATGCGCGAGGTGCTCCTCGAAGTCCCGCACATCACCTGGAACGACGTCGGCGGCCTCGAGTCAGAGAAAGAGGAGGTGCGGGAGGCCGTCGAGTACCCGCTCACGAGCAGGGACCGTTTCGACGACCTCGGCATCCAGCCGCCGCGGGGCGTCCTGCTGTACGGCCCGCCTGGCACAGGGAAGACCCTCATCGCGAGGGCCGTCGCCTCGGAGTCGGGAGCGAACTTCATCCCGGTGCGGGGCCCGCAGCTTCTCTCGAAGTGGGTCGGCGAGTCAGAACGCGCCGTGCGGGAGATCTTCAAGAAGGCCCGGCAGGTGGCGCCGTCGATCATCTTCTTCGACGAACTCGACGCCCTTGCCCCGGCACGGGGCGGCGGCGCCGAGACGCATGTGGTCGAGAGCGTCCTGAACCAGATCCTCACCGAGATGGACGGCCTGACAGGCCGGGGCGACGTCGTCGTGATGGGAGCGACGAACAGGCCGGACATCGTGGACCCGGCCCTCCTGCGGCCGGGCCGCTTCGACCGCCTCGTCTATATCGGGGCGCCCGACCGGAAGAGTCGGGCGAAGATCATGGACATCCACACCCGCACCATGCCGATCGAAGGCTCGGCCATGAACGAGGCGGTGGCGGCGACCGATGGGCTCGACGGCGCCGGGATAGAGGACATCCTCGCGTCTTTCACGTCGGGGGCCCCGATCGGTATCGACACCTTCAGGGACGCGGCCGCGAAGGCACAGAAAGGCCAGGGCGACCCGCTCGGTGCGGGCGCACGGCGGCGGATGATCGTCGACCTCCTCGGGCTCAGGGGGATCACCCTCGAAGACCCGGGCAGGACCGCCCTCATCGACGCGATCGCCGGGACGACGGACGGGTACGTGGGCTCTGACCTGGAGTCCCTCTGCCGTGAGGCCGGGATGTTTGCGATGCGCGAGAAGACCGGCATCGTCACGAAAAAACACCTGGAGACGGCGGCGAAGAAGGTGCACCCGACGATGAACGAGCGCCTCGTCGATTACTACCAGAGGATCCGCGGCTTCTTCAAAGGCGGCCTGCCCGAGAAGGTCCAGCCGCCCGAGTACCAGTAG
- a CDS encoding class I adenylate-forming enzyme family protein: MPNITTFLDVNARYCSGPAFIFAKDGRTYTFREMREAACRLAGGLSSLGIKKGDRVCIYLDTSPEYLLSYLAIWRIGAVAVPTNAVYHADEVRYALADSGAAAVITDTAGAPTVRVVRADCPALDHVCIVGAAGEGETAWDDLIRADPLERATDCSFDDLCQLQYTSGTTGRPKGAMLTQGNWMSALATEREVLDLREGDVYLGIYPMGHVGLSWGLSVLKAGGTWVCMDRYDPEAYVRLAAEHRVTVLSAMPPVIHTLIRSKPGTEEALKQVRCIISGGGPLLPVIWAEFDRRFGIPVVNAYGLSETIVVGSATAVVPAHYSLHKGYLSVGAPVGYAEARIVAADDAGRDLPAGEVGEVALRGPAVAKGYWGMPEATERAFLPEGWFLTGDLGYLDEDGVLFVTDRKKDMIIMSGWKIYPTEVENVIVEHPKVADVAIFARPDERRGEVPVAAVVFNPGEGMTLDDLTAYCRERLAGYKVPREMVVLDHLPRVSGWKLLRRTLREMYPISSGN, encoded by the coding sequence ATGCCGAATATCACCACATTTCTTGATGTAAACGCCCGGTACTGTTCCGGCCCAGCCTTTATCTTTGCGAAGGACGGCCGGACGTACACCTTCAGGGAGATGCGGGAGGCCGCCTGCCGCCTTGCCGGCGGCCTCTCCTCTCTCGGCATAAAAAAAGGCGACCGTGTCTGTATCTACCTCGACACCTCGCCCGAATATCTCCTCTCTTACCTTGCGATCTGGCGGATCGGCGCCGTCGCCGTCCCGACGAACGCGGTCTATCATGCAGACGAGGTGAGGTACGCCCTCGCCGACTCCGGGGCCGCGGCCGTGATCACCGACACCGCCGGCGCTCCCACCGTGCGGGTGGTCAGGGCCGACTGCCCGGCCCTCGACCACGTCTGCATCGTCGGCGCCGCGGGAGAGGGCGAGACGGCATGGGACGACCTCATCCGCGCCGACCCCCTGGAGAGGGCGACAGACTGCTCCTTCGACGACCTCTGCCAGCTCCAGTACACCTCGGGAACGACCGGACGCCCGAAAGGGGCGATGCTCACTCAGGGCAACTGGATGTCCGCCCTGGCGACAGAGCGCGAGGTCCTTGACCTGCGGGAAGGGGACGTCTACCTCGGCATCTACCCGATGGGCCATGTCGGCCTCTCCTGGGGGCTCTCCGTCCTGAAGGCCGGAGGCACCTGGGTCTGCATGGACCGCTACGACCCGGAGGCGTACGTGCGCCTCGCGGCCGAGCACCGGGTGACGGTGCTCTCGGCAATGCCGCCGGTGATCCACACCCTCATCCGCTCGAAGCCCGGGACAGAGGAGGCGCTGAAGCAGGTCAGGTGTATCATCTCCGGCGGAGGCCCTCTCCTGCCCGTGATATGGGCCGAGTTCGACAGGCGGTTCGGCATCCCGGTGGTGAACGCCTACGGCCTCTCCGAGACGATCGTCGTCGGGTCGGCGACCGCCGTCGTCCCGGCCCATTACTCTCTCCACAAGGGCTACCTGAGCGTCGGGGCGCCGGTCGGGTATGCCGAGGCGAGGATCGTCGCCGCGGACGACGCAGGCCGCGACCTCCCTGCCGGCGAAGTCGGCGAGGTCGCCCTGCGGGGGCCGGCGGTCGCGAAAGGCTACTGGGGGATGCCTGAGGCGACGGAACGGGCCTTCCTCCCCGAAGGCTGGTTCCTGACCGGCGACCTCGGCTACCTTGACGAAGACGGCGTCCTCTTCGTCACCGACCGGAAGAAGGACATGATCATCATGTCGGGCTGGAAGATCTACCCGACAGAGGTGGAGAACGTCATCGTCGAGCACCCGAAGGTCGCCGACGTCGCCATCTTCGCGAGGCCAGACGAGAGGCGGGGCGAGGTTCCGGTGGCGGCCGTCGTCTTCAACCCCGGCGAGGGGATGACGCTCGACGACCTGACCGCCTACTGCCGGGAGAGGCTTGCCGGCTACAAGGTGCCCCGCGAGATGGTCGTCCTCGATCACCTCCCCCGGGTGAGCGGCTGGAAACTCCTCAGGCGGACTCTCAGGGAAATGTATCCCATATCATCGGGGAACTGA
- a CDS encoding ATPase domain-containing protein, which produces MDREKQRSTGLVGLDLVLEGGIPKGTVIIVAGTPTNGLELFARQFWKGDPDNPEEGTYLMLDGKIEEGMTDAREIPPDQYPAHLHGQRIVIDSLSSIILRHGIDDAIDLVTRGLREKVAEGANVALIMYLGIHRKADEIKLIRLVDGYLELKQGIEGSEVERMLGVFKMIGTELPKQLIPYNITAEGLELSTTKRVV; this is translated from the coding sequence TTGGACAGGGAAAAACAGCGTTCAACCGGTCTTGTCGGTCTCGACCTGGTTCTTGAGGGAGGAATACCGAAGGGGACGGTGATCATCGTCGCAGGCACGCCCACAAACGGACTCGAACTTTTTGCCCGCCAGTTCTGGAAAGGGGACCCCGACAACCCCGAAGAGGGGACATATCTGATGCTCGACGGGAAGATCGAGGAGGGGATGACCGACGCGCGGGAGATACCGCCCGACCAGTACCCCGCACATCTGCACGGCCAGCGGATCGTCATCGACTCGCTCTCAAGCATCATCCTCAGGCACGGCATCGACGATGCCATCGACCTCGTGACCCGCGGGCTGCGGGAGAAGGTGGCGGAGGGGGCGAACGTGGCGCTCATCATGTACCTCGGCATCCACCGGAAGGCAGACGAGATCAAACTGATCAGGCTGGTTGACGGCTACCTCGAACTCAAACAGGGAATCGAGGGCTCAGAGGTGGAAAGGATGCTCGGCGTCTTCAAGATGATCGGGACAGAACTTCCAAAACAACTCATCCCGTACAACATCACCGCCGAGGGACTCGAACTCTCGACGACAAAGAGAGTCGTCTGA